The segment ATAACTCTCTGCCCAAATAGGTGATTCTACAACTGCAGCGCCCCCCATCACTTCTACAGCAGCGACAAGTGAAACGACGGTGACAGGAGATACAACGCCATCTAGTGACTCCACAGTCTCTTCGAGTATTGAAACATCACCGGCGACATCTCCAGAAGCATCACCTAGTACAGGATCACCTTCTACGCCCGAAACTACGTCAGAAACTCCGTCATCATCTACTGAGAAGGTAGTTCCACCAGACGCTGAAGGCGCAGTACAGATATCCAAATCTTCTCCATTAATTTCACTATTAAAAGAAGCTAATAGAGTGAATGGTATCCTGGAAAAACTCAAAGATGATGAAAAACTGACAGGAGCTTGAAGCAGCTCTGAAGGAAGTTGattatttttgccaaattttttcgATGATTATCTTGTTTATAGTCGACATCAAGATGGAGAActcataaaaacaatattttgttaaaacatatttaaaataaatgaagtgtTTATAAGATTCAGTGGCGTAAA is part of the Argiope bruennichi chromosome 10, qqArgBrue1.1, whole genome shotgun sequence genome and harbors:
- the LOC129989116 gene encoding platelet glycoprotein Ib alpha chain-like isoform X2, which codes for MPYFNEPNDCRGWWTSRTGLEQKLIILSTILFIVCFSLTITVIVYKNRSSSGDSTTAAPPITSTAATSETTVTGDTTPSSDSTVSSSIETSPATSPEASPSTGSPSTPETTSETPSSSTEKVVPPDAEGAVQISKSSPLISLLKEANRVNGILEKLKDDEKLTGA
- the LOC129989116 gene encoding platelet glycoprotein Ib alpha chain-like isoform X1 yields the protein MSMHLKGSSDMMRNEDEGWWTSRTGLEQKLIILSTILFIVCFSLTITVIVYKNRSSSGDSTTAAPPITSTAATSETTVTGDTTPSSDSTVSSSIETSPATSPEASPSTGSPSTPETTSETPSSSTEKVVPPDAEGAVQISKSSPLISLLKEANRVNGILEKLKDDEKLTGA